ATTATTCTAGCTTTTGTAGGGTATCCAAATGTGTTATCGTTAATAAATTAATACCACCAGGTTTTATTATTTTCAGGAGCTGCCTCAGAATATTGGTGAAGCTCTTTGTGACCTTCTTGACCAGGGAAATAATATGGTTTCTAGCTTGAAAAGGCAATTAATCAGTTATCAATTTGAAGCTTAATTGTTCATAGTTTTTGCGTgtgatttgtttttttttgcCTTTATCAGTGCAATTTATTTTACGCAGGGATGAAGCCTCTGGGGACGATTTCCTCCAAAGAAGACCTTATATTGAGCCATTTCATTTTAAACAAGATGAAGATTTTAACGAACCTCTAGTGCACATGGGGCCCATGCTTTATCCGCCTTTACTCTATCAGCATCAATCTGGATCAAGTGGATTTCATTTGCAGCAAGAGAGATCCTGTTTACCTGATAAATCATCAATGTTTTATGGGACATCAAATGTAAAACAGTCAAAACATTGTCAAATTAATGGAAGTGCAACTAGTAGCTTGAATAATTCTTCTAGAATTGATAGCTGTGGCTTGTCAGCAGATTGGAGTCCCCTTGATGGCACTCTTACAGAAGACGATATACTGGAAATGGTATAGGTGTCTCATATCAAGCTTTATCAATGCATTGCTGTCATGGTGCATCAGAAATCACAATTCTTGTTCTTACCTTGTAACCTGCTATACAAGATTTCTGAAACCACTGCAGTGCACTGAATCTTCTATTGATTTGATGTTGGGATGGTTCATGAAATTATGCGATGCTTTTCCATTTTATGT
The Primulina eburnea isolate SZY01 chromosome 5, ASM2296580v1, whole genome shotgun sequence genome window above contains:
- the LOC140832112 gene encoding uncharacterized protein isoform X6, with amino-acid sequence MSGFFQGYAQMISSVGWRRDNLWSQSSGKNNPWGRSFKVKWLCLHDLPFQSTFHLKNPWNDYKPVKISRDCQELPQNIGEALCDLLDQGNNMVSSLKRDEASGDDFLQRRPYIEPFHFKQDEDFNEPLVHMGPMLYPPLLYQHQSGSSGFHLQQERSCLPDKSSMFYGTSNVKQSKHCQINGSATSSLNNSSRIDSCGLSADWSPLDGTLTEDDILEMSYEEYLEAHSQSSRKFHYSVGGPSASFQKSSSSKERSDESQSASSSKKRTYRQSLE